The Methylorubrum populi genome contains a region encoding:
- a CDS encoding dimethylmenaquinone methyltransferase, whose product MIVTQITHHDLDGYGASTVAAAFAAVSRVVHVARYSDVGPVVEDELKRLRGASASETLLMTDLGLEEPTIAFLRRFAAMNRGRSEGARHRLVVLDHHASSIDQLKRQNLEPGPDPERAGLLRTDLGDPEVFVLIDEAHCATRIAYDQRALYAPEPQVPGETAAADLAALIEAVEALDLWKKGEPSFAGGLALDELFWDSVSTLVPMGHPWHDRFVSDLLMAAAGLLRAGATPAELERRSGELRAGLVDGLLAGEAGDDPTLTARQRLARALARSDALFHPLSDGTLLSFGLDSGTFQRVSDQVMEAGRAKRVVNVQRAGTLSFRSIDGTALDGARAFRGGGHRDAAGGKLPNGNAHSREDAVAQVEPVLNPPPPDLSASPFAALKNWKG is encoded by the coding sequence ATGATTGTCACGCAGATCACCCATCACGACCTCGACGGCTACGGCGCCTCGACCGTTGCCGCCGCCTTCGCGGCCGTGTCGCGGGTGGTGCACGTCGCCCGCTATTCCGATGTCGGCCCGGTGGTGGAGGACGAACTGAAGCGCCTTCGCGGCGCATCCGCCTCCGAGACGCTGCTGATGACCGATCTCGGGCTGGAGGAACCGACCATCGCCTTCCTGCGCCGCTTCGCCGCGATGAACCGTGGCCGGTCGGAGGGCGCGCGCCACCGCCTCGTGGTGCTCGACCACCACGCCTCCTCGATCGATCAGCTCAAGCGCCAGAACCTGGAGCCCGGGCCCGATCCCGAGCGTGCGGGGCTGCTGCGGACGGATCTGGGCGATCCGGAGGTGTTCGTGCTGATCGACGAGGCGCATTGCGCCACGCGCATCGCCTACGACCAGCGCGCCCTCTACGCCCCCGAGCCGCAGGTGCCCGGCGAGACGGCGGCGGCGGACCTCGCCGCGCTGATCGAGGCGGTCGAGGCGCTCGACCTGTGGAAGAAAGGCGAACCGAGCTTCGCCGGCGGTCTCGCCCTCGACGAGCTGTTCTGGGACAGCGTCTCGACCCTGGTGCCGATGGGCCACCCCTGGCACGACCGCTTCGTCTCGGACCTGCTGATGGCGGCGGCGGGCCTGCTGCGGGCGGGCGCTACCCCGGCGGAGCTGGAGCGCCGCTCGGGCGAACTCCGCGCCGGCCTCGTCGACGGCCTCCTCGCCGGGGAGGCGGGCGACGATCCGACGCTGACCGCGCGCCAGCGGCTGGCCCGGGCGCTTGCCCGCTCGGACGCGCTGTTCCATCCCCTCTCGGACGGCACGCTGCTGTCCTTCGGCCTCGATTCCGGTACCTTCCAGCGGGTCTCCGACCAAGTGATGGAGGCGGGCCGGGCCAAGCGGGTCGTCAACGTGCAGCGGGCGGGCACGCTCTCGTTCCGCTCCATCGACGGCACGGCACTCGACGGTGCCCGCGCCTTCCGCGGCGGCGGCCACCGCGACGCGGCCGGCGGCAAGCTGCCGAACGGGAATGCCCACTCCCGGGAGGACGCGGTCGCGCAGGTCGAGCCGGTGCTCAACCCCCCGCCCCCGGACCTTTCGGCCAGCCCGTTCGCCGCGCTGAAGAACTGGAAGGGATGA